One Malania oleifera isolate guangnan ecotype guangnan chromosome 10, ASM2987363v1, whole genome shotgun sequence genomic region harbors:
- the LOC131165639 gene encoding serine/threonine-protein phosphatase 7 long form homolog has product MCERLLGVVPPDSELVGARIRMGFLEGDAFRELLAYANVHTIACHARAHLLRLICGVIFSDVSGSYAHLMFLSLLEDFRACHSYSRGSATLAWLYREMCRAAHHSKTQIAGPLRLLQVWAWERFPSFVPTRRGFLQIERGQDGRPVDPLPLAYRWRDDLRASMVALHTLPWYRFELDMQREHEFIWMPYTDEILADMPPAYADGRDLWVARVPLICFHIIEWYLPDQVMRQFGFRQVIPAPFMTSGVDIVGDDLHGMDGRGRGVTDRSSTHAIFVTAWEHRRDYIV; this is encoded by the exons atgtgcgagcgtttgttaggCGTTGTTCCGcctgacagcgagttggttggtgcacgcatccgtATGGGGTTCCTTGAGGGGGATGCGTTTCGTGAGCTTCTGGCATATGCAAATGTTCATAcgatagcatgccacgcacgagcccatttgttgcgtttgatttgtggggtgatcTTCTCGGATGTTTCCGGCAGTTATGCGCATCTTATGTTCCTTTCACTTCTTGAGGACTTCCGAGCGTGTCACTCGTACAGTCGGGGGTCCGCCACTTTGGCGTGGttgtacagggagatgtgtcgcgccgcgcaccactcgaagacacagattgcgggcccccttcgcttactccaagtttgggcttgggagagatttccttcattcgtgcctacgcggcgaggtttcctGCAGATTGAGAGGGGTCAGGATGGTCGTCCGGTTGATCCTCTCCCGCTCGCATATCG atggagggacgacttgagggcatcgatggttgcacttcacacattgccctggtacaggttcgagttggacatgcagcgggagcatgag TTTAtatggatgccctacacggaTGAGATTTTAGCCGACATGCCGCCTGCCTATGCAGACgggagggacctgtgggtagcgcgagtgccactcatatgctttcatattattgagtggtatctccccgatcaagtcatgcgacagttcgggtttcgacaggtcattcccgccccatttatgacttcgggggtagatattgttggggacGATCTCCACGGCATGGATGGACGCGGTCGAGGGGTCACAGACAGGTCGAGTACGCACGCGATATTCGTCACTGCGTGGGAGCATCGGCGAGACTACATCGTATGA